GTTCTGGGGGTGCTGACCGCGACAGGATCGGCGCATGTGCAGGTGGCGCAGATGCAGCCCAAGCTCGTGACGTTTTCGTCGGCAGAGATCGCGGCGGGGACGATCAAGTCGGTCTCGACGACGACGATCGCACAATCGCTGATGACCTCGCTGCTCTCGACGCTGACGCTCGACGTCAAGGTGCTGGGGCTGCTGGGTGGGCTCCTGAGCAACGTGCTGGCAGCGACCGGGCTCACCAACCTGCTGTCGCCACTGGGCGCAGCGCTGGATCCGGTGCTGTCGGGGCTGCTCAGCACGCTGGGCGTGAAGGTCGGCGAGGCAGATGTGCGGGTCTATGGCGTGCGCTGCGCGCCGCCGGTGCTGGTGGGGTGATCAGCAGCCTCCACTCGCATGAACCCCGGCTCTTCGGCCGGGGAAGTGCAGAGGGCGCTTGCACCACGGTGCCCGGCTAGTCGTAGGAGCGTGGGGTGAAGACCCAGTCGTGGCCGGTGGCGTGGAGGCGTCGGGTGCGCGAGGAGCCGATGATGAGGGTGGAGCGGGAATCGACGGCGGCGCTGGTGAGTTCGCCCAGGGTAAGGATGGAGAGCGTTTCGGCGGGGCGGCCGATGTCGCGGCCGACGATGACAGGCGTGCCCGGTTCGCGGAAACGGCGGAGGATTTCAAGGGCGCGGTCGAGCTGGTGCGGACGGGCCTTGGAGATGGGATTGTAGAGGGCGAGCACGAAATCGGCGCCGGCCGCGGCGGCAAGGCGCTGCTCGATGATGTCCCAGCTCTTGAGGTTATCCGAGAGCGAAAGGACAGCGAAATCGTGCCCCAAGGGCGCGCCGGCGCGGGCGGCGGTGGCCATGGCGGCGGAGATACCGGGGAGGATGGAGAGGTCGAGCTGGCGCCAGGCCGGGTTGTCCTCGGCGGCGAGCGCTTCCATGACGGCGGCGGCCATGGCGAAGATGCCGGGATCGCCCGAGGAGACGAGAACGACGCGGCGGCCGGAAGCGGCGAGATCGAGCGCGGCGCGGGCGCGCTGCAATTCCTGGCGGTTGTCGGAGGGATGGAGGCGCTGGTCGGGGCGGAAGGGGCCGGCCATGTCGACATAGGTCTGGTAGCCCAAAATGTCGGTGGCGGCGCGCAATTCGGCGGTGACTTCGGGCGTGCGCGTGGCGGCGTCGCCCGGCCCGAGGCCGATGACGGCGAGACGGCCGGCGACGGGGCGGTAGAGATAGACCAGTTCGTCCGGGCCGGCTTCGGCGGGCGCGTCGACGATGCGGATGCGCAGGCGCGCCGAGGGATCGACCGTGAGGCCGGAAAATTCGAGCCAGGGGGCATCGCCGTCGATCTGCACCGGGCGGCCTGAGAGCAGCTCGGAAACGAAGGATTTGGCGGCGGCGGCATTGAGGAGCTGGTAGCCGGGCGGCGGGTTGAGGAGGTTGATGCCGAAGCGCAGTTCGCCCGTAGTGGTGATGGCCGGGCGGGTGGCGAGGGCCTCCCCGATCGTGCGGGCCAGCGCATTGACGCCGCGCGTGGCGCCCAGCAGCGGCACCACGGCCGAGCCGTCCTCGGCGATGGCGAGCACGGGCGGCTCGGCGAGCTTGGACTGGAGCAGCGGCGCCAGGGCGCGGATGAGGATGCCGGCGGCGCAGAGGGCGATGATCGGGCGATCTTCGCGATAGGCATCGCGCAGGGCATCGCCGAAATTGGCGATGGTGACATCGGCGCCGATGACGCGGGTTTCGAGCCCGAAGATGCGCGCGCCGGGGAGCGCGGACTGGATGCGCTGGGCGGTTTCAAGGCTGGCGGCGTTGAGCACGAAGATGGCGGGCGTCAGCTGAGCCATTTGCGACCCGGCACCAGGATGATCGAGAAATAGGGCGAGGTTTCGGGATCGACCTCGGCCAGCGGCAGCACGCGCTCGGCGGCCATGGTGGCGCGCTCGACATAGAGGGCGCGGGCTAGGAGGCCGAGTTCGGCAAGGGTCGCGCGGACCTTGGCGAGATTGCCGCCACCCAGCTTCATGATGACGGCGGCATCGGCCTGCGAGAGGCGGGCGCGCAGATCGTCGGGCGAGAGGGTGCCCGAGAGGACACTCAGGCTCTGGTTGCGATAGACGAGCGGCGTGCCGAGGACGGCGGCGCCGGCAAAGATCGAGCTGACGCCGGGCACGACTTCGGTGTCGTAGCGGGCGGCCAGCCGATCGTGGATATACATGTAGGAGCCGTAGAACAGCGGATCGCCCTCGCAGATGACGGCGACGTCGCGGCCGGCATCGAGGTGGCGGGCGATTGCATCGGCGGAGGCGTCGTAGAAGCCGCCGAGGATGGTCTCGTAATCCTGGCCTTCGGGCAGCTTTTCGCGCGTCACCGGATATTCGAGGCGCAGCAATTGCTGGGCCGGCGCGAGGTGGCTTTCGACGATGGCGAAGGCGTTGCCCTTGCGGCCGCGGGCGGCGAAGAAGGCGATGACGGGCGCAGCCTTGAGGCGGTTGAGGGCCTTGAGCGTCAGGAGTTCGGGATCGCCCGGGCCGACGCCGAGGCCAAAGAGCTTGCCAGCCATCATTCGCGCTCTGTGGCCAGGGCGTTGACCGCTGCGGCCGCCATGGCGGTGCCGCCGCGGGTGCCGAGAAGGGTCACGAAGGGGATGGCGGCTTCGTTTTCGGCGAGAGCCTGCTTGGCGGGCGCGGCTTCATCGAAACCGGCAGGGAAGGCGAGGATCAGCGCGGGGCATGCGCCTGAGGCGCAGATGGTGGCGATGGCTGCAGGGTTCGAGCCGATGGCGATGACGGCGCCATCGAGGGTATCGGCCTCGGCCAGGAGCGTGGCGACATTGTCGGCGGGCAGGCGCGAGCGGGTGATGCCGCGCTGGACGGTGACGGAATCGCAGAGGATGGGGGCGCCGGCAGCGAGGGCGGCGCGGCCGATGGCGCCGGCCCGGGGCGAGGCGCGCAGGTCGGCGATGACATCGACCATGCCGCTGGCATGGGCCACGCGCACGGCGAGCTTTTCGAGATCGGCAGGGACGGCCGACAGGTCCGCTTCCTCGCGGATGATCGAGAAGGAGCGGCGATAGATCTCGGCGCCGTCACGGATGTAGTCGAGCACGTTTTCCCCGAA
The sequence above is a segment of the Paradevosia shaoguanensis genome. Coding sequences within it:
- the cobJ gene encoding precorrin-3B C(17)-methyltransferase; protein product: MAQLTPAIFVLNAASLETAQRIQSALPGARIFGLETRVIGADVTIANFGDALRDAYREDRPIIALCAAGILIRALAPLLQSKLAEPPVLAIAEDGSAVVPLLGATRGVNALARTIGEALATRPAITTTGELRFGINLLNPPPGYQLLNAAAAKSFVSELLSGRPVQIDGDAPWLEFSGLTVDPSARLRIRIVDAPAEAGPDELVYLYRPVAGRLAVIGLGPGDAATRTPEVTAELRAATDILGYQTYVDMAGPFRPDQRLHPSDNRQELQRARAALDLAASGRRVVLVSSGDPGIFAMAAAVMEALAAEDNPAWRQLDLSILPGISAAMATAARAGAPLGHDFAVLSLSDNLKSWDIIEQRLAAAAGADFVLALYNPISKARPHQLDRALEILRRFREPGTPVIVGRDIGRPAETLSILTLGELTSAAVDSRSTLIIGSSRTRRLHATGHDWVFTPRSYD
- a CDS encoding precorrin-2 C(20)-methyltransferase, with product MMAGKLFGLGVGPGDPELLTLKALNRLKAAPVIAFFAARGRKGNAFAIVESHLAPAQQLLRLEYPVTREKLPEGQDYETILGGFYDASADAIARHLDAGRDVAVICEGDPLFYGSYMYIHDRLAARYDTEVVPGVSSIFAGAAVLGTPLVYRNQSLSVLSGTLSPDDLRARLSQADAAVIMKLGGGNLAKVRATLAELGLLARALYVERATMAAERVLPLAEVDPETSPYFSIILVPGRKWLS
- a CDS encoding precorrin-8X methylmutase; the encoded protein is MLDYIRDGAEIYRRSFSIIREEADLSAVPADLEKLAVRVAHASGMVDVIADLRASPRAGAIGRAALAAGAPILCDSVTVQRGITRSRLPADNVATLLAEADTLDGAVIAIGSNPAAIATICASGACPALILAFPAGFDEAAPAKQALAENEAAIPFVTLLGTRGGTAMAAAAVNALATERE